Proteins encoded by one window of Mustela erminea isolate mMusErm1 chromosome 5, mMusErm1.Pri, whole genome shotgun sequence:
- the LOC116589799 gene encoding brain acid soluble protein 1-like, with protein sequence MELNRGQGRGGGAESGDKGTKEEIQMKGSNGEEREETRDDRHVERKRDEIPTKTVGEQGREKSWKLKSEEDFKFKSEMKETSGLGPRNKSGGATAREEGRGSSAGARGGAKRWGLARPLAGAGGSWRNAIRGPKPLGPGCVGASGVVPVPRGSREAGPRHPRELAAALPAPGEGAARCHFTCAQRVVRRSHGAGRGSRPLEREGAASGAGLERGRAGAASPGGPAVPTGPQHSTAALRAPPPAAPAPPPRLSAATSASSLPAWAISKAPSPRCPCPPPS encoded by the exons ATGGAGTTGAacaggggccagggaaggggaggaggagcagagagcgggGACAAAGGGACCAAAGAGGAGATTCAGATGAAGGGAAGTaatggggaggaaagagaagaaactcGAGATGACAGGCATGtagaaaggaaaagggatgaa ATCCCCACCAAGACAGTGGGAGAACAAGGCCGGGAGAAATCCTGGAAGCTGAAGTCTGAGGAGGATTTCAAATTCaagtcagagatgaaagaaaCATCTGGACTCGGTCCTCGG AACAAAAGCGGCGGGGCCACGGCacgggaggagggaagggggtccTCAGCAGGCGCACGTGGGGGTGCCAAACGATGGGGGCTAGCGCGCCcgctggcgggggcggggggcagctgGCGCAACGCCATCCGCGGCCCAAAGCCGTTAGGACCCGGGTGCGTCGGGGCATCCGGGGTGGTCCCGGTGCCCCGGGGGTCGCGAGAGGCTGGGCCCCGACACCCCCGCGAGCTCGCGGCCGCGCTTCCCGCTCCAGGTGAGGGCGCGGCGCGGTGTCACTTTACCTGCGCGCAGAGGGTCGTCCGGAGAAGccatggggcggggaggggcagccgGCCGCTCGAGCGGGAGGGCGCGGCCTCGGGGGCTGGGCTGGAGCGCGGGAGAGCTGGGGCGGCGAGTCCGGGGGGTCCTGCAGTCCCGACCGGGCCGCAGCACAGCACCGCGGCGCTGCGCGcccctcctccagcagcccctgcACCTCCTCCCAGACTCTCCGCCGCGACCTCCGCTAGCTCACTTCCCGCGTGGGCAATTAGCAAAGCCCCTTCTCctcgctgcccctgcccccctccctcctga